Proteins from a genomic interval of Niabella soli DSM 19437:
- a CDS encoding metallophosphoesterase, which translates to MVKKVGLLLSILWMAATLQAQDSIVQRVLLIGDAGEINLHQKEVLTAAAGKILPSKTRVLFLGDNIYPRGMSLPGQSNRTETEQIIEAQYTPMIAKGAPVYFIPGNHDWDRMGKNGLAKIREQAAFINHQNNPLLHFVPSGGCPGPVEIPVNDRLVIIAFDSEWWLFPHNKENDSCNCTTKDEFMEALASLANKNQHKTILLAAHHPFQSYGAHGGYFQLKDHLFPLTNLNKNLYIPLPVIGSLYPFLRTALPNPEDQMHPAYKEMIAEVDSVFARNQNVIHIAGHEHGLQFIQNQQIQIVSGAGAKNAYVKKGKGSRFASPRSGFVMVDQLTDYSLRLTYYYLDNDKIAQAYTDKIPFVAQTKLEAALNNSPLLQQDSVVVKAAPELDKVSKAHRKWFGENYRKEWAADTKLPVLKLSQLHRGLTPTQQGGGLQTKSLRLVDAAGKEWVLRNVVKNMEFLLPEQVRETFAKDVIMDALSAQHPYSALIVPPLANAAGVPHTNPVIGVVAPDKNLGIYSGDFIDRICLLEEREPLGKSDNTPKMYKTLKQDNDNTVDTAVYFKARLLDLLIGDWDRHEDQWRWAYKKDKKDNKRYEPVPRDRDQVLHVVDGVFPAIASSRSLMPRLHDFGGTIKKINEYFTAGSKINANFFNQYDYEQWMQLTNAFIGNITDSVLEDALQRLPESSYRIRHDQLLKQFKERRDHLPGAMATYYRFFNRIVDIQTSDKNEWVQITDTAKGGLLVSIHKISKSGKTDQELFHRVFDPAVTKELRLFIHDGDDSVVIRNTTPIKLRIVGQKDSKDYLVENSKKHIRIYGKNKGVTINGDSGKVWAHLRSDSANTSYLPTNLYNRTQYLPNVAINRDDGLMLGLSVRFINQSFRKTPYGNLQELSFRHAFSTGAYHFGIKSEWLHALGKADMVVNAQLYAPDNTQNFFGLGNNTEYDKNKGIRYYRSRFTLLEVMPQLRWRKDGGASFSIAPLFQMYSLDQDDNAGRLITTPSFVRSYDSSTISNTKYYTGVHLAYTKDARNNRLLPSSGGYFNITIQGFKGLNAYSRNFAQATTEMSVYKKLDPRGVFVISDRLGGGATFGNAPFYQSLFLGGQDNLLGFRQYRFAGEQLLYNNFRVRVKLLDIASYILPGQLGLAGFFDAGKVWAKGYNSNTIHTGVGGGVYFSPAQLFVVQVLAGYSKEGWLPYVSLGFRF; encoded by the coding sequence ATGGTTAAAAAAGTTGGATTATTACTCAGCATACTATGGATGGCTGCAACGCTGCAGGCACAGGATTCCATTGTACAAAGAGTATTGCTTATCGGGGATGCGGGAGAGATCAATTTGCATCAAAAAGAAGTGCTGACTGCAGCGGCCGGTAAGATCCTTCCATCAAAAACCCGGGTACTTTTCCTGGGCGACAATATTTATCCCAGGGGAATGAGCTTGCCGGGGCAAAGCAACCGTACTGAAACAGAACAGATCATTGAAGCCCAATACACCCCTATGATCGCCAAAGGGGCGCCGGTTTATTTTATACCGGGTAATCATGACTGGGACCGGATGGGCAAAAACGGGCTGGCAAAAATCCGGGAGCAGGCTGCATTTATCAATCATCAGAATAATCCATTGTTACATTTTGTGCCTTCAGGCGGATGCCCGGGGCCGGTGGAGATCCCGGTAAATGACCGGCTGGTGATTATTGCTTTTGACAGTGAGTGGTGGCTGTTTCCGCATAATAAAGAAAACGATTCCTGCAATTGCACCACGAAAGATGAATTTATGGAAGCGCTGGCTTCCCTGGCCAACAAGAATCAGCATAAAACAATTTTGCTGGCCGCCCATCATCCGTTTCAGAGCTATGGCGCACATGGGGGATATTTCCAGCTCAAAGATCATTTGTTCCCTTTAACCAATCTTAATAAAAACCTGTACATCCCTTTGCCGGTTATCGGTTCTCTATACCCGTTTTTACGAACAGCATTACCGAACCCTGAAGACCAGATGCACCCGGCCTACAAAGAAATGATCGCGGAAGTGGACAGTGTGTTTGCCCGTAATCAGAATGTGATCCATATAGCGGGGCATGAACACGGGTTACAGTTCATTCAAAACCAGCAAATACAAATTGTGAGCGGCGCCGGTGCAAAGAATGCCTATGTTAAAAAAGGCAAGGGAAGCCGGTTTGCCTCGCCCCGCAGCGGATTTGTAATGGTTGACCAGCTAACGGACTATAGTTTAAGGCTTACCTATTATTACCTGGATAATGATAAAATAGCGCAGGCCTATACGGATAAGATCCCTTTTGTGGCTCAAACGAAACTGGAGGCTGCCCTCAACAATTCTCCGTTATTACAGCAAGACAGCGTGGTGGTAAAAGCAGCCCCCGAACTGGATAAAGTGAGTAAAGCACACCGGAAATGGTTTGGAGAAAATTACCGGAAGGAATGGGCGGCGGATACGAAATTACCTGTGCTGAAATTATCGCAATTGCACAGGGGATTAACGCCAACGCAACAAGGCGGCGGATTACAAACAAAATCATTGCGCCTGGTTGATGCTGCGGGAAAAGAATGGGTGCTCCGGAATGTAGTCAAGAATATGGAATTCCTGTTGCCCGAGCAGGTAAGGGAAACTTTTGCAAAAGATGTGATCATGGATGCGCTCAGCGCCCAGCATCCGTACTCAGCATTAATTGTGCCGCCCCTGGCGAATGCGGCGGGCGTACCCCATACCAACCCGGTGATAGGGGTAGTAGCACCCGATAAAAATCTGGGCATTTATAGTGGCGATTTTATCGATCGTATTTGTTTATTGGAGGAACGGGAACCCTTGGGCAAATCGGACAATACGCCTAAAATGTATAAGACCCTCAAGCAGGATAATGATAACACCGTTGATACAGCCGTTTACTTTAAAGCCCGGTTGCTGGATCTATTGATCGGAGACTGGGATCGTCATGAAGATCAATGGCGATGGGCCTATAAAAAAGATAAGAAGGATAATAAACGTTATGAACCCGTACCGAGAGACCGTGACCAGGTATTGCACGTTGTGGATGGAGTATTCCCGGCAATTGCTTCCAGCAGATCGCTGATGCCGCGGCTGCATGATTTCGGCGGAACGATCAAAAAGATAAACGAATACTTCACGGCGGGCAGTAAGATCAATGCCAATTTCTTTAATCAATATGACTATGAGCAGTGGATGCAATTGACCAATGCATTTATCGGGAACATCACCGATTCGGTGCTGGAAGACGCATTACAACGTTTACCCGAATCATCTTACCGGATACGGCATGATCAGTTATTAAAACAATTTAAAGAACGCAGGGATCATCTTCCCGGTGCGATGGCAACTTATTACCGGTTCTTTAACCGTATTGTAGATATTCAGACATCCGATAAAAATGAATGGGTACAGATCACAGATACTGCTAAAGGAGGCCTGCTGGTTTCGATTCATAAGATCAGTAAATCAGGCAAAACAGATCAGGAATTATTCCACCGGGTATTTGACCCTGCAGTTACAAAGGAACTGCGGCTGTTTATTCACGATGGGGATGATAGCGTGGTGATCCGGAATACCACGCCCATAAAGCTGCGTATTGTGGGCCAGAAAGATTCGAAGGATTACCTGGTGGAAAACAGCAAAAAACATATCCGTATTTATGGCAAGAATAAGGGGGTAACGATAAATGGCGATAGTGGAAAGGTTTGGGCGCATTTGCGTAGCGACAGCGCCAACACCTCTTATCTACCCACGAATTTGTATAACAGAACACAGTACCTGCCCAACGTTGCTATTAACCGGGATGATGGACTGATGCTGGGTCTCAGCGTTCGTTTTATCAATCAGAGTTTCAGAAAAACGCCCTATGGCAATCTGCAGGAATTATCTTTCAGGCATGCCTTTTCTACAGGAGCCTATCATTTCGGAATCAAAAGCGAATGGCTGCATGCACTGGGCAAGGCCGATATGGTGGTCAATGCACAGCTTTACGCACCCGATAATACCCAGAACTTTTTTGGCCTGGGCAACAATACGGAGTATGATAAAAACAAGGGGATCCGTTATTATCGCAGCAGGTTTACCTTATTAGAGGTAATGCCCCAGTTGCGGTGGAGAAAAGACGGCGGCGCTTCCTTTAGTATAGCGCCACTTTTTCAAATGTACTCATTGGATCAGGATGATAATGCCGGCCGCTTAATAACGACCCCGTCTTTTGTTCGTTCCTATGACAGTAGTACCATCAGTAATACGAAATATTATACAGGCGTTCATCTTGCCTACACAAAAGACGCGCGTAATAACCGGTTGCTGCCCAGCTCCGGGGGCTATTTTAATATAACCATCCAGGGTTTTAAAGGATTGAATGCATACTCCCGAAATTTTGCGCAGGCCACTACAGAAATGTCGGTTTATAAAAAGCTGGACCCCCGGGGCGTTTTTGTTATTTCGGACCGGTTGGGCGGGGGCGCCACTTTTGGCAATGCTCCTTTTTATCAATCGTTGTTTTTGGGCGGACAGGATAATTTATTAGGGTTCCGCCAGTACCGGTTTGCGGGGGAACAGTTACTTTACAACAATTTCAGGGTGCGAGTTAAATTATTGGATATCGCCAGCTATATATTACCGGGGCAGTTAGGCCTCGCTGGCTTTTTTGATGCCGGAAAGGTATGGGCAAAAGGATATAACAGTAACACGATCCATACCGGTGTGGGAGGGGGTGTTTATTTTTCGCCGGCCCAGCTCTTTGTGGTACAGGTGCTGGCCGGGTATTCAAAGGAAGGATGGCTTCCTTATGTTTCTTTAGGATTTAGATTTTAA
- a CDS encoding SdiA-regulated domain-containing protein yields the protein MKIKYFLVGMILFFQVSCINSQKENYTSPGGYDLQHPEIFRMPKTLSEISGNAFYAGNKDRLYAIEDEDGYIYSFTLDAAMDQVGTTKFGKKGDYEDIAIYKNTAIVLRSDGVLFTVPMAEVNHPKAAGVQEWKGLLPEGEYESLFANEKNNQLYVMCKSCRADRKNSAVSIYIFDLTADSLRPGKHLSFDATQLGYYIPSKKYIVFKPSAIAINPLTDEWYILSSVNKLLVVADRNWNVKQVHELRSSIFEQPEGISFDSSGNLYISSEAGENDAGVVMKFAYNPKK from the coding sequence ATGAAGATTAAATATTTTCTGGTAGGCATGATCCTTTTCTTTCAGGTGTCCTGTATTAACAGCCAGAAAGAAAATTATACAAGCCCCGGTGGTTATGATCTGCAACACCCGGAGATATTCCGGATGCCAAAAACACTGAGTGAAATTTCCGGCAATGCCTTTTATGCAGGCAATAAGGACAGGTTGTACGCAATAGAGGATGAAGACGGGTATATTTATTCTTTTACATTGGATGCAGCTATGGATCAGGTGGGCACAACGAAGTTTGGGAAAAAAGGAGATTATGAAGATATTGCCATTTATAAAAATACGGCGATCGTTTTAAGAAGCGACGGCGTCCTTTTTACTGTTCCCATGGCGGAGGTGAACCACCCCAAAGCGGCGGGGGTACAGGAATGGAAGGGCCTTTTGCCGGAGGGGGAATACGAATCCCTGTTCGCTAATGAAAAAAATAACCAATTGTACGTAATGTGCAAGTCCTGCCGTGCCGATCGTAAAAATTCAGCCGTTTCCATTTATATTTTTGATCTGACGGCCGATTCGCTTCGACCCGGGAAGCACCTTAGTTTTGATGCCACCCAGTTGGGGTATTATATCCCGTCAAAAAAATATATTGTTTTTAAACCGAGCGCTATTGCCATAAACCCGCTTACGGATGAGTGGTATATCCTTTCCTCGGTAAACAAATTGCTGGTGGTAGCCGATAGGAATTGGAACGTAAAACAGGTGCATGAATTAAGGAGTTCAATTTTTGAACAGCCGGAAGGCATTTCTTTTGACAGCAGCGGAAACCTGTATATCAGCTCCGAAGCGGGAGAAAATGATGCGGGCGTTGTGATGAAGTTTGCCTACAACCCAAAAAAATAA
- a CDS encoding Pycsar system effector family protein, which yields MDERQLLSNIEQYVQLFMKEHYKPELLYHNQEHTQQVVRAAKQIGEHYGLKEKDFFTVVTAAWFHDLGYYTTGCTDHEKEGARLAGAYLQQQQVDADTITKVQDCIRATKMPQNAQTLLEQIVCDADLFHLGTADFAERNKLMRKEAEATKGAAISKTDWRNKTIQLLQGHQYYTDYCRMLLKDQQQQHLDKLLQKQEEKKNDIPASPIPQTATPEAVVNDKKGGSKETSRGIETLFRITSTNNQRLSDMADNKAHILITVNSIILSVILSVLIRKLDNNTHLIYPTILILAASVATMVISILATRPTIPAGVFTQSEVDAQKVNLLFFGNFYKMNLDDYAKGMWKVMGDRDFLYGTLIKDVYAQGVVLGRKYKLLRLAYNIFMVGIVVAVLAFIIAIYTVQ from the coding sequence ATGGACGAACGCCAACTACTCAGCAACATTGAACAATATGTTCAGTTGTTCATGAAAGAGCATTATAAACCGGAGCTGTTGTATCATAACCAGGAACATACCCAACAAGTGGTACGGGCCGCAAAACAGATTGGCGAACATTACGGGTTAAAGGAGAAAGATTTTTTTACTGTTGTAACAGCCGCCTGGTTTCATGACCTGGGATATTATACAACCGGCTGTACCGATCATGAAAAAGAAGGCGCCCGGCTTGCAGGTGCGTACCTGCAACAGCAGCAGGTAGACGCCGATACGATCACCAAAGTACAGGACTGCATACGGGCTACGAAAATGCCACAAAACGCTCAGACCCTTTTGGAGCAGATTGTTTGTGATGCTGATTTATTTCATTTGGGAACCGCTGATTTTGCGGAGCGCAATAAACTGATGCGCAAAGAGGCAGAAGCGACAAAGGGGGCGGCGATTTCGAAAACTGATTGGAGAAATAAAACCATTCAATTACTGCAGGGCCATCAATATTATACAGATTATTGCCGTATGCTGCTGAAGGATCAGCAACAGCAGCACCTGGATAAGCTGCTACAGAAGCAGGAAGAAAAAAAGAACGATATCCCCGCCAGCCCCATACCGCAAACGGCAACGCCGGAAGCGGTTGTTAATGATAAGAAGGGTGGTAGTAAAGAAACCAGCAGGGGAATAGAAACATTGTTCCGGATCACCTCCACCAATAACCAGCGGTTGAGTGATATGGCGGACAACAAAGCCCATATCCTGATTACGGTTAACTCCATTATTCTTTCAGTGATCCTGAGCGTGCTGATAAGAAAGCTGGACAATAACACCCACCTTATTTACCCTACGATCCTGATCCTTGCTGCTTCTGTGGCTACCATGGTGATCAGCATCCTGGCAACCAGGCCCACTATTCCTGCCGGTGTTTTTACACAAAGTGAGGTGGACGCCCAAAAAGTGAACCTGTTGTTTTTTGGTAATTTTTATAAAATGAACCTGGATGACTATGCAAAGGGTATGTGGAAAGTAATGGGTGACCGGGATTTTTTGTATGGCACCCTAATAAAAGATGTTTACGCACAAGGCGTGGTATTAGGCCGGAAATATAAGTTGTTGCGGCTGGCCTACAATATTTTTATGGTTGGGATCGTGGTGGCGGTACTGGCATTTATTATAGCAATTTATACGGTGCAATAA
- a CDS encoding GAF domain-containing protein — MQYELFDLAAKTGKRIGGLDVQLSFNRFLNYLEQRIAATGSVKKGFFEYVLNKFLSNKHLKESIPLDEIKYFQEELELLYNLLQPPLDDEGVNLWGLCVPIDPVIFFGTEAFYDLIRKSAGAMDECKEAAMPTAEMIQQRLQFIYTIIFSKVFDQPYSPSLELTHSVNFQEEGLAKYFRINIDTRFVEVEVKGPLPELKMAAWANEIRNEDFDWEKGLQELPLNLFAFRGFGIITIEDVTEEQSVENIKSLTLNRNGHTDAGYNDQIIESLKSLLGSSKIEFGLLPNLRVNDRLVFSGEDSGTTVLWDAKNEKGQEQTLLSFAESYLNHPKTVIFGENEFSGKYKVIEGYLQAAGIQSYALLPVYHSNKVAGALEVYSLEKDQLTQNRLVKLRPILPIVAQLLQNTVDEFNTAVDSVIMDKFTALQPAVQWKFKEVAWHYLRDNHHAPKKPIIEKIRFSHVYPLYGAVDIRNSTIERNKALVLDLRYQLELMLGLLARAKDKTGILLIDEMIFKCKKWLGTIDDYFSDYDSVLLSEFLEQEAEPLLKHVVVSHPELKESVEHYFATINEAAGDAFKNRRALESSMKAINTVISQQLEEFNAELQKLYPAYFEKFRTDGLEYDIYIGQSIAPQRAFDPLYLKNIRLWQLRVMAEIARIIGSLCPAMEHALETTQLIFIRSVPIDIAFRPDERKFDVEGSYNIRYQIVKKRIDKVHIKNTMERLTQPGKIALVYFNRNEADEYKGYISYLQNEGLLDNDLEFLELEELQGVSGLRAIRVGVVV; from the coding sequence ATGCAGTACGAATTATTTGACCTTGCAGCGAAGACGGGTAAAAGAATAGGAGGCCTGGATGTACAGCTTTCCTTTAATCGTTTTTTGAATTACCTGGAACAGCGGATCGCTGCAACAGGGTCGGTAAAAAAAGGCTTTTTTGAATATGTGTTGAATAAGTTTTTATCCAACAAACATTTAAAAGAAAGCATCCCGCTTGATGAAATAAAATATTTCCAGGAAGAACTGGAACTGCTATATAATCTTTTGCAGCCACCCCTTGATGATGAAGGCGTTAATTTGTGGGGGCTCTGTGTTCCGATAGACCCGGTCATCTTTTTTGGTACGGAAGCTTTTTATGATCTTATAAGAAAGAGCGCGGGCGCCATGGATGAGTGTAAAGAAGCAGCAATGCCTACGGCCGAAATGATACAGCAACGCCTGCAATTCATTTATACCATCATTTTTTCCAAAGTATTTGATCAGCCTTATTCACCAAGTCTGGAGCTTACCCATTCTGTAAATTTTCAGGAAGAAGGGCTTGCCAAGTATTTCCGGATCAATATTGATACCCGTTTTGTGGAAGTGGAGGTTAAAGGACCGCTGCCGGAGCTTAAAATGGCGGCCTGGGCCAACGAGATCCGCAACGAAGATTTCGACTGGGAAAAAGGGCTGCAGGAATTGCCCTTGAACCTGTTTGCTTTCAGGGGGTTTGGAATTATTACCATTGAAGATGTAACCGAAGAACAATCGGTTGAAAATATTAAAAGCCTTACCCTGAACCGGAACGGGCATACCGATGCCGGGTATAATGACCAGATCATTGAGTCGCTGAAATCGCTTTTAGGGTCTTCGAAAATTGAATTTGGCCTGCTGCCTAATTTGCGGGTGAACGACCGGTTGGTTTTTTCCGGAGAAGATAGCGGTACTACTGTATTATGGGATGCAAAAAATGAAAAGGGCCAGGAGCAAACCCTGCTCAGCTTTGCAGAAAGCTATCTGAATCATCCTAAGACAGTGATCTTTGGCGAGAACGAGTTTTCGGGAAAATATAAGGTGATAGAGGGATACCTGCAGGCGGCCGGTATTCAGTCGTACGCGCTGCTGCCCGTTTATCACAGCAATAAAGTGGCGGGCGCACTGGAGGTATACAGCCTGGAAAAGGACCAGCTAACGCAGAACCGGCTGGTGAAGCTGCGACCCATATTGCCGATTGTGGCGCAATTGCTTCAAAATACCGTAGACGAATTCAATACTGCTGTTGACAGCGTCATTATGGATAAATTTACCGCTTTGCAACCGGCAGTACAATGGAAGTTTAAAGAGGTGGCCTGGCATTATTTAAGAGATAACCATCACGCACCCAAAAAACCGATCATTGAAAAAATCAGATTTTCACACGTATACCCGTTATACGGGGCGGTAGACATCCGGAACTCTACCATCGAACGCAACAAGGCATTGGTATTGGACCTCCGTTATCAGTTGGAACTGATGCTGGGCTTATTAGCCCGGGCAAAAGATAAAACCGGTATTTTGCTGATCGATGAAATGATCTTCAAATGCAAAAAATGGTTGGGCACCATTGACGACTATTTTAGCGATTATGATTCGGTATTGCTGAGCGAGTTCCTGGAACAGGAGGCAGAACCGCTGTTGAAACACGTAGTGGTCAGCCACCCGGAGTTAAAAGAATCTGTTGAGCATTATTTTGCCACTATTAACGAAGCGGCTGGCGACGCATTTAAGAACCGACGTGCGCTGGAAAGCTCCATGAAAGCGATTAATACGGTGATCAGTCAGCAATTGGAAGAGTTTAATGCAGAGCTTCAAAAATTATATCCTGCTTACTTCGAAAAGTTTCGTACCGACGGCCTGGAGTATGATATTTATATCGGGCAATCTATTGCACCGCAACGGGCTTTTGATCCGTTGTATTTAAAGAATATCAGGCTTTGGCAATTGCGGGTTATGGCGGAGATTGCCCGCATAATCGGGTCTCTTTGCCCCGCCATGGAGCATGCCCTGGAAACCACGCAACTGATCTTTATACGATCGGTACCCATTGATATTGCGTTCCGGCCGGATGAAAGAAAATTTGATGTGGAAGGCAGCTACAATATCCGTTACCAGATCGTAAAGAAACGCATTGATAAAGTGCATATAAAAAATACCATGGAACGCTTAACACAGCCCGGGAAAATTGCGCTGGTATATTTTAACCGGAACGAAGCCGATGAATATAAAGGCTATATCAGTTACCTGCAGAATGAAGGACTTCTGGATAATGATCTTGAATTTTTGGAACTGGAGGAGCTGCAAGGGGTTTCCGGGTTAAGGGCTATACGGGTGGGAGTGGTAGTATAA
- the ppk1 gene encoding polyphosphate kinase 1, which produces MSEAPKFFSRDLSWLSFNGTVLAEAAKPELPLLERVQFLAIFSSNLDEFYRVRVPVALALSAIKEEVSTDETLIRNIRQTVNLQQEFFGNLLTNEIIPALKQQHLYLVYNEPLPEVLRGQATNYFYSVLAACLQVTWLRTTEPLFLENNHLYFVVPLKKETVEELAIVAIPSHQMPRFFTALVNGQQYVVFIDDIIRSCLPVIFKGCQVQGAYSIKLTRDADLNLKEEYVEDLAEKIEARIAERDAGLATRLLYAPDLPVAILKQLIIACKIEGAVITAGGRYHNLKDFFSFPANRPDLKYLPQLPVNLDMGQDGIFEYMRQKDRLVHTPYMSYDAVLRFFNEAAIDADTEEIYTTMYRVASDSKIARALITAAKNGKKVTAFIELKARFDEANNIKWGKVMKNAGVAIIYSIPGLKVHAKVALVKRREHGRLQYYGLFSTGNFNENTARVYTDHILATAGHLLLRELELLFIFLAKRRKPRADEKELFQHLLVAQFNLRDRFMELMEKEIANKRKGGPAGIRIKLNNIEEETLINQLYAASNAGVTVELMVRSICRVVPGVKGMSENIRVKRIVDRYLEHGRVFIFHNNGNPLVFIGSSDWMNRNIYSRIEVCVPVNDEQLKEELISIVNLQWEDNVAAVAINSRLETVAIPQQVPVLRSQQAIYSYIKNILQDED; this is translated from the coding sequence ATGAGCGAAGCTCCGAAATTTTTTTCCCGGGATCTTAGCTGGCTGAGCTTTAACGGAACGGTGCTAGCGGAGGCGGCTAAACCGGAGTTGCCTTTGCTGGAACGGGTGCAGTTCCTGGCTATTTTTTCCTCGAACCTCGATGAATTTTATCGCGTGCGTGTTCCGGTGGCCCTTGCGCTCAGCGCTATAAAGGAAGAGGTATCAACGGATGAAACGTTGATCAGGAACATCCGGCAAACAGTAAACCTGCAGCAGGAATTTTTTGGGAACCTGCTGACTAATGAAATTATTCCTGCTTTGAAGCAGCAGCACCTTTATTTGGTGTATAACGAACCGCTGCCGGAGGTTTTGCGTGGGCAGGCAACCAATTATTTTTACAGTGTGCTTGCTGCCTGTTTGCAGGTAACCTGGCTGCGCACAACAGAACCGTTGTTCCTGGAGAACAATCATCTGTATTTTGTGGTGCCCCTGAAAAAAGAAACGGTTGAGGAATTGGCTATTGTAGCCATACCATCGCATCAGATGCCCCGTTTTTTTACGGCTCTTGTGAACGGTCAGCAGTATGTTGTTTTTATCGATGACATTATCAGGAGCTGCCTGCCCGTGATCTTTAAAGGATGCCAGGTACAGGGTGCCTATAGCATAAAACTAACGCGGGACGCGGATCTTAACCTGAAGGAGGAGTATGTGGAAGATCTTGCAGAAAAAATTGAAGCACGGATCGCGGAAAGAGATGCCGGGCTGGCAACGCGGTTGCTTTATGCGCCCGACCTGCCAGTGGCTATATTGAAACAACTGATCATTGCCTGCAAAATAGAAGGAGCGGTAATTACAGCGGGAGGAAGGTATCATAATCTAAAGGATTTTTTTTCCTTTCCGGCAAACCGGCCCGATTTAAAGTATTTACCCCAATTGCCCGTTAACCTGGATATGGGGCAGGATGGGATTTTCGAATACATGCGGCAAAAGGACCGGCTGGTACATACACCTTATATGTCCTATGATGCGGTGCTGCGTTTTTTCAATGAAGCGGCAATAGATGCCGACACCGAAGAAATTTATACCACGATGTACCGCGTGGCCAGCGACTCAAAAATTGCCCGGGCGCTGATAACTGCTGCAAAAAATGGGAAAAAAGTAACCGCCTTTATTGAGCTGAAAGCCCGGTTTGATGAGGCCAATAATATTAAATGGGGCAAAGTAATGAAGAATGCCGGGGTTGCTATTATTTACAGTATCCCGGGGTTAAAAGTGCATGCCAAGGTAGCGTTGGTAAAAAGGAGGGAGCACGGTCGTCTACAGTATTATGGCTTATTTTCGACCGGGAATTTTAATGAAAACACTGCCCGCGTTTACACCGATCACATTTTGGCGACGGCGGGTCACCTGCTATTACGGGAATTGGAGCTTTTATTTATTTTCCTGGCAAAAAGAAGAAAGCCGCGGGCAGATGAAAAAGAGTTGTTCCAACACCTTCTGGTGGCGCAATTTAATCTGCGGGATCGTTTTATGGAGCTGATGGAAAAGGAGATTGCCAATAAGAGAAAAGGAGGCCCGGCTGGTATACGTATTAAACTGAACAACATCGAAGAAGAAACGTTAATAAATCAACTGTATGCTGCAAGCAATGCCGGGGTTACCGTAGAGCTTATGGTTAGAAGCATCTGCCGGGTAGTACCCGGCGTAAAGGGGATGAGCGAAAATATCAGGGTAAAGAGAATCGTTGACCGCTACCTGGAGCATGGGCGCGTTTTTATTTTCCATAATAACGGTAACCCGCTGGTATTTATAGGCTCTTCGGACTGGATGAACCGGAATATCTACAGCCGGATTGAAGTTTGCGTACCGGTAAACGATGAACAGTTGAAAGAAGAGCTTATATCGATAGTAAATTTGCAGTGGGAGGATAATGTGGCTGCGGTAGCAATCAACAGCCGGCTGGAAACCGTTGCGATACCGCAACAGGTGCCTGTCCTCCGGTCGCAGCAGGCCATTTATTCATATATAAAAAATATACTGCAAGATGAAGATTAA